The following proteins come from a genomic window of Acidimicrobiales bacterium:
- a CDS encoding DUF2461 domain-containing protein produces the protein MAFTGFGPGAATFFDDLAADNTRVWWLANKARYEAEVRAPLEHLLADLADEFGEAKVFRPNRDTRFSADKSPYKTAAAASIGFGTSGGLLYVQIAADGLLLGGGVYHPAKDQLGRLREVIADDTTGARLERIAADLEGAGGSIETRDALKTAPRGYPADHPRIELLRMKGIIGTFSYPPEPWLQTDKARDVVADGWRHLGPLNAWLEQHVGPSHLPPETRGRR, from the coding sequence ATGGCCTTCACCGGGTTCGGGCCGGGCGCCGCCACCTTCTTCGACGACCTGGCCGCCGACAACACGCGGGTGTGGTGGCTCGCCAACAAGGCCCGCTACGAGGCCGAGGTCCGGGCGCCGCTGGAGCACCTCCTGGCCGACCTGGCCGACGAGTTCGGCGAGGCCAAGGTGTTCCGCCCCAACCGCGACACCCGCTTCTCGGCCGACAAGTCGCCCTACAAGACGGCGGCCGCGGCGTCGATCGGGTTCGGCACCTCTGGTGGTCTGCTCTACGTGCAGATCGCCGCCGACGGCCTGCTGCTCGGCGGCGGTGTGTACCACCCGGCGAAGGACCAGCTCGGCCGCCTGCGGGAGGTCATCGCCGACGACACGACGGGCGCCCGCCTGGAGCGCATCGCCGCCGACCTCGAAGGCGCCGGCGGCAGCATCGAGACCCGCGACGCGCTCAAGACCGCTCCACGGGGCTACCCGGCCGACCACCCCCGCATCGAGCTGCTCCGCATGAAGGGCATCATCGGCACGTTCTCGTACCCGCCCGAGCCGTGGCTGCAGACCGACAAGGCCCGCGACGTGGTCGCCGACGGCTGGCGCCACCTCGGCCCGCTCAACGCCTGGCTCGAGCAGCACGTCGGCCCGAGCCACCTCCCACCCGAGACCCGCGGCCGCCGCTAG